TTGCAGGGCTGGTGGCATCACTTTGGTTACTCAATCGCATTAACCGACCTTAGAAAAGGGAGTCAGAAGAAAAGGTAATAGTCAAAAATCAGTAATTCTTTTGACTTCTTTTCTCCTCTTTTTTAGAGGTTGTATGGCAATAATTCAAATATGTTGATTGTAATTTTCCGAAATTATTAAATTACGGTGTGAAGACTAATACCAGTTACTTATATTAGCACCCATCTAAAGAGTGATATTAGAACCGTTATCAGGGTGAATTAATCTTTCTTGGAGGTCTGACACTATGAACAAACTAGAGATATGGAAATTTGGTATACAAGTACTTTTTAGTACATTGATGATTGGATTGTGTAGTTCCCTAATCTTTATGGAACGCAATAATAGCCAAAACCAGGCAGTCTACTGGAGTGGTTTATCAGGTGTACTTGCCTACTGGCTACCCTCACCTGCAAACACTCAGGAGTCTCGAAAATCGGAAGATTAATCCCAAATTTTGGATTTTAAATTTTTCTAGACCTGCCAATCTTGCCAGGGCTAGAAAAATTTAAATGCTTGCTTTTCTGCTCATACAAAGCCAAAATCAGTATATGCTGATGTGTTGGCAGGTAGATAATAGGCTAAAAACTGAGAAAAATCTGTGCTGGATATCAAGCAAATACGGGAAAATCCGCAATTCGTTCAAGAGAGATTGAATAGTCGTAGTGGTAAATACGACATTGAACCGATATTACTGTTAGATCGGCAACAACGGGAACTTGAGGGGACACGTAGTCAACTCCAAGCCCGGAGCAACGAAATTGGTAAAATAGTCGGACAGAAGATTAAATCTGGGATCAATCCTCAAGACCCAGAAATTCAAGCTTTGCGGGATGAAGGTAACTCTGTTAAAGCGACGCTGAGTCAACTGGAACCCCAAGAAAAAGACCTCAAAGCTGAAATTGCTCAACTTGTCTTGGCACTTCCCAACTTACCAAGCGACTCTACACCCCTTGGAAAGAATGAGGAAGATAACGTAGAAGTGCGCCGTTGGGGTGATGAATACATTCCCCAAAATGCGAATATTCTCCCTCACTGGGAAATTGGCGAAAAGCTGGGTATTCTCAATGTTGAACGAGCTGTAAAAGTTGCCCAAAGTCGTTTTGTGACATTAATGGGTGCTGGTGCGGCATTGGAGAGGGCATTAATTCAATTTATGCTCAGTCTCCATACTCAAGCTGGGTATGTAGAAGTTAGTCCACCACTGTTAGTAAATACCGAGTCTTTGACGGCGACCGGTCAGTTACCCAAGTTTGCGGAAGAAAGCTTTAAATGCGCTGATGATGACTTGTGGCTGATTCCGACAGCGGAAGTTCCAGTTACAAATCTCTATCGGGGTGAAATTCTTGCTGCTGAAGATTTGCCTATTTACCACTGTGCCTTTACTCCCTGTTTTCGCCGCGAAGCTGGTAGTTATGGGCGCGATATGCGGGGATTAATTCGCCTGCATCAATTTAACAAGGTGGAAATGGTGAAATTTGTCGAACCCAGTACGTCTTTTGATGAACTGGAGAAATTGGTAGGGAATGCAGAAGCAATTTTACAGGCGTTGCGGTTGCCTTACCGAGTAGTAAATTTAAGTACTGGAGATTTGGGATTTGCCTCTACCAAAACTTATGATTTAGAGGT
This Nostoc sp. C052 DNA region includes the following protein-coding sequences:
- the serS gene encoding serine--tRNA ligase, which gives rise to MLDIKQIRENPQFVQERLNSRSGKYDIEPILLLDRQQRELEGTRSQLQARSNEIGKIVGQKIKSGINPQDPEIQALRDEGNSVKATLSQLEPQEKDLKAEIAQLVLALPNLPSDSTPLGKNEEDNVEVRRWGDEYIPQNANILPHWEIGEKLGILNVERAVKVAQSRFVTLMGAGAALERALIQFMLSLHTQAGYVEVSPPLLVNTESLTATGQLPKFAEESFKCADDDLWLIPTAEVPVTNLYRGEILAAEDLPIYHCAFTPCFRREAGSYGRDMRGLIRLHQFNKVEMVKFVEPSTSFDELEKLVGNAEAILQALRLPYRVVNLSTGDLGFASTKTYDLEVWLPSSGKYREISSCSNTIDFQARRADIRFKEAGKKGTQFVHTLNGSGLAVGRTMAAILENYQQPDGTVKIPEVLQPYLGREVL